The Lutra lutra chromosome 10, mLutLut1.2, whole genome shotgun sequence genome contains a region encoding:
- the GDPD5 gene encoding glycerophosphodiester phosphodiesterase domain-containing protein 5 isoform X4, translated as MGYWSDWSVPILVTTAAAFTYISGLLVLALCHIAVGQQMNLHWLHKIGLVVILVSTVVAMSAVAQLWEDEWEVLLISLQGTAPFLHVGALAAITALSWIVAGQFARAERTSSQMAILCTFFAIVFALYLAPLTISSPCIMEKKDLGPKPALIGHRGAPMLAPEHTLMSFRKALEQKLYGLQADVTISLDGVPFLMHDNTLRRTTNVEQEFPELARRPASMLNWTILQRLNAGQWFLKTDPFWTASSLSPSDHREAQNQSICSLAELLELAKGNATLLLNLQEPPREHPYRSSFLNATLDALLRSGFPQHQVMWLPNWQRPFVRKVAPGFQQTSGSKEAAASLWRGHIQRLNLRYTQVSRQELRDYASWNLSVNLYTVNAPWLFSLLWCAGVPSVTSDNSHTLSQVPSPLWIMPPDEYCLMWVTADLISFTLIIGIFVLQNYHLIRWRLGGIRSYNPEQIMLSAAVHRTSRDVSIMKEKLIFSEISDGMEVSDELSGCSDHSYDTYTTSASTPADHRRSGSHTKTLMDRSGR; from the exons ATGGGCTACTGGAGCGACTGGTCAGTGCCCATCCTCGTGACCACCGCTGCCGCCTTCACCTACATCTCGGGCCTCCTG GTCCTGGCACTATGTCACATCGCTGTGGGGCAGCAGATGAACCTCCATTGGCTGCACAAG ATAGGGCTGGTGGTCATCCTGGTGTCCACAGTGGTAGCCATGTCAGCCGTGGCCCAGCTGTGGGAGGACGAATGGGAGGTGCTGCTCATCTCCCTGCag GGCACAGCACCATTCCTGCACGTCGGGGCCCTGGCCGCCATCACTGCGCTCTCCTGGATCGTGGCAGGACAGTTTGCCCGGGCAGAACGGACCT CCTCCCAGATGGCCATTCTCTGTACCTTCTTCGCCATTGTGTTTGCCTTGTACCTGGCACCTCTCACCATCTCCTCTCCCTGCATCATGGAGAAAAAGGACCTGGGCCCCAAGCCTGCCCTCATCGGCCACCGCGGCGCCCCCATG ctggccccagagcaCACGCTGATGTCCTTCCGGAAGGCCCTGGAGCAGAAGCTGTATGGGTTACAGGCTGACGTCACCATCAG CCTGGATGGCGTGCCCTTCCTCATGCACGACAACACCCTACGTCGAACCACCAACGTGGAGCAGGAGTTCCCGGAGCTCGCCCGCAGGCCCGCCTCCATGCTCAACTGGACCATCCTGCAGAGGCTCAACGCTGGCCAGTGGTTCCTGAAG ACGGACCCCTTCTGGACGGCCAGCTCCCTCTCACCCTCCGACCACAGGGAGGCACAGAACCAGTCCATCTGCAGCTTGGCGGAGCTCCTGGAGCTGGCCAAGGGCAATGCCACTCTGCTGCTCAACCTGCAAGAACCACCTCGCGAGCACCCCTACCGCAGCAGCTTCCTCAATGCCACGCTGGATGCCCTGTTGCGCTCTGGCTTCCCCCAGCACCAG GTCATGTGGCTGCCCAACTGGCAAAGGCCCTTCGTGCGGAAGGTGGCTCCTGGTTTCCAGCAGACATCAGGCTCCAAGGAGGCGGCCGCCAGCCTGTGGAGAGGCCACATCCAGAGGCTGAACCTGCGCTACACTCAGGTGTCCCGCCAGGAGCTCAG GGACTACGCGTCCTGGAACCTGAGTGTGAACCTCTACACGGTCAACGCGCCCTGGCTCTTCTCCCTGCTGTGGTGCGCGGGGGTCCCCTCCGTCACGTCCGACAACTCCCACACCCTGTCCCAGGTGCCTTCCCCACTCTGGATCATG CCCCCCGATGAGTACTGTCTCATGTGGGTAACCGCGGACCTGATCTCCTTCACGCTCATCATCGGCATCTTCGTGCTCCAGAA CTATCACTTGATCAG gtggcgcctgggtggcatacGGAGCTACAACCCCGAGCAGATCATGCTGAGTGCTGCAGTGCATCGGACCAGCCGGGACGTCAGCATCATGAAGGAGAAGCTCATCTTCTCAG AGATCAGCGACGGCATGGAGGTCTCCGATGAGCTCTCTGGATGCTCAGACCACAGTTACGACACATACACCACCAGTGCTTCCACCCCTGCGGATCACCGAAGGAGTGGCAGCCACACCAAGACTCTCATGGACCGGAGTGGGCGTTAG
- the GDPD5 gene encoding glycerophosphodiester phosphodiesterase domain-containing protein 5 isoform X1: MVRHQPLQYYEPQLCLSCLTGIYGCRWKRYQRSHDDTTPWERLWFLLLTFTFGLTLTWLYFWWEAHNDYDEFNWYLYNRMGYWSDWSVPILVTTAAAFTYISGLLVLALCHIAVGQQMNLHWLHKIGLVVILVSTVVAMSAVAQLWEDEWEVLLISLQGTAPFLHVGALAAITALSWIVAGQFARAERTSSQMAILCTFFAIVFALYLAPLTISSPCIMEKKDLGPKPALIGHRGAPMLAPEHTLMSFRKALEQKLYGLQADVTISLDGVPFLMHDNTLRRTTNVEQEFPELARRPASMLNWTILQRLNAGQWFLKTDPFWTASSLSPSDHREAQNQSICSLAELLELAKGNATLLLNLQEPPREHPYRSSFLNATLDALLRSGFPQHQVMWLPNWQRPFVRKVAPGFQQTSGSKEAAASLWRGHIQRLNLRYTQVSRQELRDYASWNLSVNLYTVNAPWLFSLLWCAGVPSVTSDNSHTLSQVPSPLWIMPPDEYCLMWVTADLISFTLIIGIFVLQNYHLIRWRLGGIRSYNPEQIMLSAAVHRTSRDVSIMKEKLIFSEISDGMEVSDELSGCSDHSYDTYTTSASTPADHRRSGSHTKTLMDRSGR, translated from the exons TGGGAACGCCTCTGGTTCCTGCTCCTCACCTTCACCTTCGGCCTCACACTCACCTGGCTGTACTTCTGGTGGGAGGCCCACAATGACTACGATGAATTCAACTG GTACCTCTACAACCGCATGGGCTACTGGAGCGACTGGTCAGTGCCCATCCTCGTGACCACCGCTGCCGCCTTCACCTACATCTCGGGCCTCCTG GTCCTGGCACTATGTCACATCGCTGTGGGGCAGCAGATGAACCTCCATTGGCTGCACAAG ATAGGGCTGGTGGTCATCCTGGTGTCCACAGTGGTAGCCATGTCAGCCGTGGCCCAGCTGTGGGAGGACGAATGGGAGGTGCTGCTCATCTCCCTGCag GGCACAGCACCATTCCTGCACGTCGGGGCCCTGGCCGCCATCACTGCGCTCTCCTGGATCGTGGCAGGACAGTTTGCCCGGGCAGAACGGACCT CCTCCCAGATGGCCATTCTCTGTACCTTCTTCGCCATTGTGTTTGCCTTGTACCTGGCACCTCTCACCATCTCCTCTCCCTGCATCATGGAGAAAAAGGACCTGGGCCCCAAGCCTGCCCTCATCGGCCACCGCGGCGCCCCCATG ctggccccagagcaCACGCTGATGTCCTTCCGGAAGGCCCTGGAGCAGAAGCTGTATGGGTTACAGGCTGACGTCACCATCAG CCTGGATGGCGTGCCCTTCCTCATGCACGACAACACCCTACGTCGAACCACCAACGTGGAGCAGGAGTTCCCGGAGCTCGCCCGCAGGCCCGCCTCCATGCTCAACTGGACCATCCTGCAGAGGCTCAACGCTGGCCAGTGGTTCCTGAAG ACGGACCCCTTCTGGACGGCCAGCTCCCTCTCACCCTCCGACCACAGGGAGGCACAGAACCAGTCCATCTGCAGCTTGGCGGAGCTCCTGGAGCTGGCCAAGGGCAATGCCACTCTGCTGCTCAACCTGCAAGAACCACCTCGCGAGCACCCCTACCGCAGCAGCTTCCTCAATGCCACGCTGGATGCCCTGTTGCGCTCTGGCTTCCCCCAGCACCAG GTCATGTGGCTGCCCAACTGGCAAAGGCCCTTCGTGCGGAAGGTGGCTCCTGGTTTCCAGCAGACATCAGGCTCCAAGGAGGCGGCCGCCAGCCTGTGGAGAGGCCACATCCAGAGGCTGAACCTGCGCTACACTCAGGTGTCCCGCCAGGAGCTCAG GGACTACGCGTCCTGGAACCTGAGTGTGAACCTCTACACGGTCAACGCGCCCTGGCTCTTCTCCCTGCTGTGGTGCGCGGGGGTCCCCTCCGTCACGTCCGACAACTCCCACACCCTGTCCCAGGTGCCTTCCCCACTCTGGATCATG CCCCCCGATGAGTACTGTCTCATGTGGGTAACCGCGGACCTGATCTCCTTCACGCTCATCATCGGCATCTTCGTGCTCCAGAA CTATCACTTGATCAG gtggcgcctgggtggcatacGGAGCTACAACCCCGAGCAGATCATGCTGAGTGCTGCAGTGCATCGGACCAGCCGGGACGTCAGCATCATGAAGGAGAAGCTCATCTTCTCAG AGATCAGCGACGGCATGGAGGTCTCCGATGAGCTCTCTGGATGCTCAGACCACAGTTACGACACATACACCACCAGTGCTTCCACCCCTGCGGATCACCGAAGGAGTGGCAGCCACACCAAGACTCTCATGGACCGGAGTGGGCGTTAG
- the GDPD5 gene encoding glycerophosphodiester phosphodiesterase domain-containing protein 5 isoform X2: MVRHQPLQYYEPQLCLSCLTGIYGCRWKRYQRSHDDTTPWERLWFLLLTFTFGLTLTWLYFWWEAHNDYDEFNWYLYNRMGYWSDWSVPILVTTAAAFTYISGLLVLALCHIAVGQQMNLHWLHKIGLVVILVSTVVAMSAVAQLWEDEWEVLLISLQGTAPFLHVGALAAITALSWIVAGQFARAERTSSQMAILCTFFAIVFALYLAPLTISSPCIMEKKDLGPKPALIGHRGAPMLAPEHTLMSFRKALEQKLYGLQADVTISLDGVPFLMHDNTLRRTTNVEQEFPELARRPASMLNWTILQRLNAGQWFLKTDPFWTASSLSPSDHREAQNQSICSLAELLELAKGNATLLLNLQEPPREHPYRSSFLNATLDALLRSGFPQHQVMWLPNWQRPFVRKVAPGFQQTSGSKEAAASLWRGHIQRLNLRYTQVSRQELRDYASWNLSVNLYTVNAPWLFSLLWCAGVPSVTSDNSHTLSQVPSPLWIMPPDEYCLMWVTADLISFTLIIGIFVLQKWRLGGIRSYNPEQIMLSAAVHRTSRDVSIMKEKLIFSEISDGMEVSDELSGCSDHSYDTYTTSASTPADHRRSGSHTKTLMDRSGR, from the exons TGGGAACGCCTCTGGTTCCTGCTCCTCACCTTCACCTTCGGCCTCACACTCACCTGGCTGTACTTCTGGTGGGAGGCCCACAATGACTACGATGAATTCAACTG GTACCTCTACAACCGCATGGGCTACTGGAGCGACTGGTCAGTGCCCATCCTCGTGACCACCGCTGCCGCCTTCACCTACATCTCGGGCCTCCTG GTCCTGGCACTATGTCACATCGCTGTGGGGCAGCAGATGAACCTCCATTGGCTGCACAAG ATAGGGCTGGTGGTCATCCTGGTGTCCACAGTGGTAGCCATGTCAGCCGTGGCCCAGCTGTGGGAGGACGAATGGGAGGTGCTGCTCATCTCCCTGCag GGCACAGCACCATTCCTGCACGTCGGGGCCCTGGCCGCCATCACTGCGCTCTCCTGGATCGTGGCAGGACAGTTTGCCCGGGCAGAACGGACCT CCTCCCAGATGGCCATTCTCTGTACCTTCTTCGCCATTGTGTTTGCCTTGTACCTGGCACCTCTCACCATCTCCTCTCCCTGCATCATGGAGAAAAAGGACCTGGGCCCCAAGCCTGCCCTCATCGGCCACCGCGGCGCCCCCATG ctggccccagagcaCACGCTGATGTCCTTCCGGAAGGCCCTGGAGCAGAAGCTGTATGGGTTACAGGCTGACGTCACCATCAG CCTGGATGGCGTGCCCTTCCTCATGCACGACAACACCCTACGTCGAACCACCAACGTGGAGCAGGAGTTCCCGGAGCTCGCCCGCAGGCCCGCCTCCATGCTCAACTGGACCATCCTGCAGAGGCTCAACGCTGGCCAGTGGTTCCTGAAG ACGGACCCCTTCTGGACGGCCAGCTCCCTCTCACCCTCCGACCACAGGGAGGCACAGAACCAGTCCATCTGCAGCTTGGCGGAGCTCCTGGAGCTGGCCAAGGGCAATGCCACTCTGCTGCTCAACCTGCAAGAACCACCTCGCGAGCACCCCTACCGCAGCAGCTTCCTCAATGCCACGCTGGATGCCCTGTTGCGCTCTGGCTTCCCCCAGCACCAG GTCATGTGGCTGCCCAACTGGCAAAGGCCCTTCGTGCGGAAGGTGGCTCCTGGTTTCCAGCAGACATCAGGCTCCAAGGAGGCGGCCGCCAGCCTGTGGAGAGGCCACATCCAGAGGCTGAACCTGCGCTACACTCAGGTGTCCCGCCAGGAGCTCAG GGACTACGCGTCCTGGAACCTGAGTGTGAACCTCTACACGGTCAACGCGCCCTGGCTCTTCTCCCTGCTGTGGTGCGCGGGGGTCCCCTCCGTCACGTCCGACAACTCCCACACCCTGTCCCAGGTGCCTTCCCCACTCTGGATCATG CCCCCCGATGAGTACTGTCTCATGTGGGTAACCGCGGACCTGATCTCCTTCACGCTCATCATCGGCATCTTCGTGCTCCAGAA gtggcgcctgggtggcatacGGAGCTACAACCCCGAGCAGATCATGCTGAGTGCTGCAGTGCATCGGACCAGCCGGGACGTCAGCATCATGAAGGAGAAGCTCATCTTCTCAG AGATCAGCGACGGCATGGAGGTCTCCGATGAGCTCTCTGGATGCTCAGACCACAGTTACGACACATACACCACCAGTGCTTCCACCCCTGCGGATCACCGAAGGAGTGGCAGCCACACCAAGACTCTCATGGACCGGAGTGGGCGTTAG
- the GDPD5 gene encoding glycerophosphodiester phosphodiesterase domain-containing protein 5 isoform X3 produces MVRHQPLQYYEPQLCLSCLTGIYGCRWKRYQRSHDDTTPWERLWFLLLTFTFGLTLTWLYFWWEAHNDYDEFNWYLYNRMGYWSDWSVPILVTTAAAFTYISGLLVLALCHIAVGQQMNLHWLHKIGLVVILVSTVVAMSAVAQLWEDEWEVLLISLQGTAPFLHVGALAAITALSWIVAGQFARAERTSSQMAILCTFFAIVFALYLAPLTISSPCIMEKKDLGPKPALIGHRGAPMLAPEHTLMSFRKALEQKLYGLQADVTISLDGVPFLMHDNTLRRTTNVEQEFPELARRPASMLNWTILQRLNAGQWFLKTDPFWTASSLSPSDHREAQNQSICSLAELLELAKGNATLLLNLQEPPREHPYRSSFLNATLDALLRSGFPQHQVMWLPNWQRPFVRKVAPGFQQTSGSKEAAASLWRGHIQRLNLRYTQVSRQELRDYASWNLSVNLYTVNAPWLFSLLWCAGVPSVTSDNSHTLSQVPSPLWIMVAPGWHTELQPRADHAECCSASDQPGRQHHEGEAHLLRDQRRHGGLR; encoded by the exons TGGGAACGCCTCTGGTTCCTGCTCCTCACCTTCACCTTCGGCCTCACACTCACCTGGCTGTACTTCTGGTGGGAGGCCCACAATGACTACGATGAATTCAACTG GTACCTCTACAACCGCATGGGCTACTGGAGCGACTGGTCAGTGCCCATCCTCGTGACCACCGCTGCCGCCTTCACCTACATCTCGGGCCTCCTG GTCCTGGCACTATGTCACATCGCTGTGGGGCAGCAGATGAACCTCCATTGGCTGCACAAG ATAGGGCTGGTGGTCATCCTGGTGTCCACAGTGGTAGCCATGTCAGCCGTGGCCCAGCTGTGGGAGGACGAATGGGAGGTGCTGCTCATCTCCCTGCag GGCACAGCACCATTCCTGCACGTCGGGGCCCTGGCCGCCATCACTGCGCTCTCCTGGATCGTGGCAGGACAGTTTGCCCGGGCAGAACGGACCT CCTCCCAGATGGCCATTCTCTGTACCTTCTTCGCCATTGTGTTTGCCTTGTACCTGGCACCTCTCACCATCTCCTCTCCCTGCATCATGGAGAAAAAGGACCTGGGCCCCAAGCCTGCCCTCATCGGCCACCGCGGCGCCCCCATG ctggccccagagcaCACGCTGATGTCCTTCCGGAAGGCCCTGGAGCAGAAGCTGTATGGGTTACAGGCTGACGTCACCATCAG CCTGGATGGCGTGCCCTTCCTCATGCACGACAACACCCTACGTCGAACCACCAACGTGGAGCAGGAGTTCCCGGAGCTCGCCCGCAGGCCCGCCTCCATGCTCAACTGGACCATCCTGCAGAGGCTCAACGCTGGCCAGTGGTTCCTGAAG ACGGACCCCTTCTGGACGGCCAGCTCCCTCTCACCCTCCGACCACAGGGAGGCACAGAACCAGTCCATCTGCAGCTTGGCGGAGCTCCTGGAGCTGGCCAAGGGCAATGCCACTCTGCTGCTCAACCTGCAAGAACCACCTCGCGAGCACCCCTACCGCAGCAGCTTCCTCAATGCCACGCTGGATGCCCTGTTGCGCTCTGGCTTCCCCCAGCACCAG GTCATGTGGCTGCCCAACTGGCAAAGGCCCTTCGTGCGGAAGGTGGCTCCTGGTTTCCAGCAGACATCAGGCTCCAAGGAGGCGGCCGCCAGCCTGTGGAGAGGCCACATCCAGAGGCTGAACCTGCGCTACACTCAGGTGTCCCGCCAGGAGCTCAG GGACTACGCGTCCTGGAACCTGAGTGTGAACCTCTACACGGTCAACGCGCCCTGGCTCTTCTCCCTGCTGTGGTGCGCGGGGGTCCCCTCCGTCACGTCCGACAACTCCCACACCCTGTCCCAGGTGCCTTCCCCACTCTGGATCATG gtggcgcctgggtggcatacGGAGCTACAACCCCGAGCAGATCATGCTGAGTGCTGCAGTGCATCGGACCAGCCGGGACGTCAGCATCATGAAGGAGAAGCTCATCTTCTCAG AGATCAGCGACGGCATGGAGGTCTCCGATGA